The Mycolicibacterium doricum genome includes a region encoding these proteins:
- a CDS encoding DUF2613 domain-containing protein, which produces MDRFIVPSAASIVVGLLLGAAAVFGVTLMVQEDSKPPLQAGDPASSVLNRVEYGDRS; this is translated from the coding sequence ATGGATCGGTTCATCGTCCCCTCCGCGGCCAGCATCGTCGTGGGCCTGCTGCTCGGGGCGGCGGCCGTGTTCGGGGTGACGTTGATGGTGCAGGAGGACAGCAAACCTCCCCTGCAGGCGGGCGATCCGGCGTCATCGGTGCTCAACAGGGTCGAGTACGGCGACAGAAGTTAG
- a CDS encoding glycoside hydrolase family 3 N-terminal domain-containing protein, whose translation MAWIRGLCALVATSGMLLACSSPKQQSAAAPADPAVTAAPVSAAPAVPAKAPVPLAPGAPACSQGAAVISEMSTRDKLAQLLMVGVSDAADARAVVDDHHIGGIMIGSWTDLSMMGAPLADIAASAGPLPLAVSVDEEGGGVSRLASLIGSQPSARALAQSSTPEQVYGIALERGRAMRGLGVTINFAPVVDVTGASAAIGDRSFGDDPATVTEYAGAYARGLRDAGVLPVLKHFPGHGNASGDSHTEGVRTPPLSELQTSDLVPYRTLTAQPPVGVMVGHMEVPELTGSDPASLSPAAYQLLRSGGYGGPGFNGPVFTDDISGMRAITDRYGVADAALRALQAGADTALWVTTAEVPAVLDRLEQALGAGELTMPRVDQSVLRVAAMKGPNPRCGG comes from the coding sequence ATGGCTTGGATCCGAGGACTATGTGCACTGGTCGCGACGTCGGGGATGCTGCTGGCATGCTCGTCGCCGAAGCAGCAGTCCGCGGCCGCACCGGCCGATCCGGCGGTGACCGCGGCACCGGTTTCGGCCGCCCCAGCGGTTCCGGCGAAGGCACCCGTGCCGCTGGCGCCCGGGGCCCCGGCGTGCAGTCAGGGCGCCGCGGTGATTTCGGAGATGTCGACCCGCGACAAGCTGGCCCAGCTGCTGATGGTGGGGGTCTCCGACGCCGCGGACGCCCGCGCGGTGGTCGACGACCATCACATCGGCGGCATCATGATCGGCAGCTGGACCGACCTGTCGATGATGGGTGCCCCGCTGGCCGACATCGCCGCCTCGGCGGGTCCGCTGCCGCTGGCCGTCAGCGTCGACGAGGAAGGCGGCGGTGTCTCCAGGCTGGCCTCGCTGATCGGCAGCCAGCCGTCGGCGCGTGCGCTGGCACAGAGCTCGACCCCAGAGCAGGTCTACGGCATCGCGCTCGAGCGGGGCCGCGCGATGCGCGGGCTCGGCGTCACGATCAACTTCGCGCCGGTGGTCGACGTCACCGGGGCCAGTGCCGCCATCGGTGACCGGTCCTTCGGCGACGACCCGGCGACGGTCACCGAATACGCCGGGGCGTACGCCCGCGGCCTGCGCGACGCCGGTGTGCTGCCGGTGCTCAAACACTTCCCGGGCCACGGCAATGCCTCCGGAGACTCGCACACCGAGGGTGTCCGCACCCCGCCGCTGTCCGAGCTGCAGACGTCGGACCTGGTGCCGTACCGCACGCTGACCGCGCAGCCGCCGGTCGGGGTGATGGTCGGGCACATGGAGGTGCCGGAGCTGACCGGCAGCGATCCCGCGAGCCTGAGCCCCGCCGCGTACCAGCTGCTGCGGTCGGGTGGCTATGGCGGCCCGGGCTTCAACGGCCCGGTGTTCACCGACGACATCTCCGGCATGAGGGCGATCACCGATCGCTACGGGGTGGCCGACGCGGCGCTGCGCGCCCTGCAGGCCGGCGCCGACACCGCGCTGTGGGTGACGACGGCCGAGGTGCCTGCGGTGCTCGACCGCTTGGAGCAGGCGCTCGGCGCCGGTGAGCTGACGATGCCGCGCGTCGACCAGTCCGTGCTGAGGGTCGCGGCGATGAAGGGCCCGAACCCGCGCTGCGGCGGCTGA
- a CDS encoding amidohydrolase family protein: MAVGGRTDVFAGLRPEVPDALARHLHDVDLIDHHVHGAFTVGIDRAGFEAALNEGSTDPVPAFMSQFDSPLGLAVRRWCAPVLGLQPLASADEYWLRRAELRPADLSERFLRAAGVARWVVDTGFLGDRITTPEEMTSLSGVASSSILRLERLTEDLIEAGASPKDYPEALRAALDDAVADPHTVGVKTIAAYRTGFDVDWSRPADTAVVQSAARQGQRPARVDDPVLIAFGVHEATARGLPLQIHVGFGDRDLDLHRTDPLLLLPLLRAMAPVPVLLLHCYPFQRQAGYLAQAFDNVNFDVGLAINFLGPRSPSLVAEALETAPFAKQLYSSDAFGPPELHLLGSVLWRRAMGLVLGEWVRCGDCTEADAIRIVDMIGVRNAERVYGL; this comes from the coding sequence ATGGCGGTAGGGGGACGCACGGACGTGTTCGCCGGCCTGCGGCCGGAGGTACCCGACGCCTTGGCCCGGCATCTGCACGACGTCGATCTGATCGACCACCACGTCCACGGTGCGTTCACCGTCGGGATCGACCGGGCCGGCTTCGAAGCTGCGCTCAACGAGGGGTCCACCGACCCTGTCCCGGCGTTCATGTCACAGTTCGACTCGCCGCTCGGGCTGGCCGTCCGCCGCTGGTGCGCTCCGGTGCTGGGCCTGCAGCCACTGGCGAGCGCCGACGAATACTGGTTACGGCGCGCTGAACTGCGGCCAGCCGACCTCTCCGAACGCTTCCTGCGTGCGGCCGGTGTGGCGCGCTGGGTCGTCGACACCGGATTCCTGGGCGACCGGATCACCACACCGGAGGAGATGACGTCGCTCAGCGGTGTCGCGTCGTCGTCGATCCTGCGGCTGGAACGCCTGACCGAGGACCTGATCGAGGCCGGCGCGTCGCCGAAGGACTATCCGGAGGCGTTGCGGGCAGCACTCGACGACGCCGTGGCGGACCCCCACACCGTCGGCGTGAAGACCATCGCGGCCTATCGCACCGGCTTCGACGTCGACTGGTCGCGACCGGCCGACACCGCTGTGGTCCAGTCCGCGGCCCGGCAGGGCCAGCGGCCCGCACGCGTCGACGATCCGGTGCTGATCGCGTTCGGGGTGCACGAGGCGACCGCGCGTGGGTTGCCCCTTCAGATCCATGTCGGCTTCGGCGACCGCGACTTGGACCTGCACCGCACCGATCCGCTGCTGTTGCTGCCGCTGCTGCGGGCGATGGCTCCCGTGCCCGTTCTACTGCTGCACTGCTATCCGTTTCAGCGGCAGGCCGGCTACCTCGCGCAGGCCTTCGACAACGTCAACTTCGATGTCGGGCTGGCGATCAACTTCCTGGGCCCTCGGTCGCCGTCGCTGGTCGCCGAGGCGCTCGAGACCGCGCCGTTCGCCAAGCAGCTGTATTCGTCGGACGCGTTCGGACCGCCGGAACTGCACCTGCTCGGCTCGGTGCTGTGGCGGCGCGCGATGGGCCTGGTGCTGGGCGAGTGGGTCCGCTGTGGCGACTGCACCGAAGCCGACGCGATCCGCATCGTCGACATGATCGGTGTACGCAACGCCGAACGGGTGTACGGGCTGTAG
- a CDS encoding TetR/AcrR family transcriptional regulator, whose amino-acid sequence MAGGTKRLPRAVREQQMLDAAVQMFSVNGYHETSMDAIAAEAQISKPMLYLYYGSKEELFGACLNRELSRFVDEVRSKIDFSQGARDLLRNAVLSFLTYIDTNRASWMVLYTQATSSQAFAHMVREGRQRIIELVSRLLREGTRNPEPDTDFEMMAVALVGAGEAIAARVSTGDADVEEAAELMINLFWRGLKGTPSDGGGHERSDPGMAKEAAVASN is encoded by the coding sequence ATGGCCGGTGGAACGAAGCGTTTGCCCCGCGCGGTGCGCGAGCAGCAGATGCTCGACGCGGCCGTGCAGATGTTCTCGGTGAACGGCTACCACGAGACCTCGATGGACGCGATCGCCGCTGAGGCGCAGATCTCCAAGCCGATGCTCTACCTGTACTACGGCTCGAAAGAGGAGCTGTTCGGCGCGTGCCTGAACCGTGAGCTCAGCCGGTTCGTCGACGAGGTACGCAGCAAGATTGACTTCAGCCAGGGTGCGCGTGACCTACTGCGCAATGCGGTGCTGTCGTTTCTGACCTACATCGACACCAATCGCGCCTCATGGATGGTCCTCTACACCCAGGCGACCAGTTCGCAGGCATTCGCCCACATGGTCCGGGAGGGCCGCCAGCGGATCATCGAGCTGGTCAGCAGACTCCTGCGCGAGGGTACCCGCAACCCCGAACCGGACACCGATTTCGAGATGATGGCCGTCGCGCTGGTCGGCGCGGGCGAGGCGATCGCCGCCCGGGTCAGCACCGGTGACGCCGACGTCGAGGAGGCCGCCGAGCTGATGATCAACCTGTTCTGGCGCGGCCTGAAAGGCACTCCATCCGACGGCGGCGGCCACGAGCGCAGCGATCCGGGGATGGCCAAGGAGGCTGCGGTCGCCTCGAACTAG
- a CDS encoding MaoC/PaaZ C-terminal domain-containing protein, whose protein sequence is MSGQFSGARNVLRAAAGALPFVPRGETLPERTLTADDLSIDPANVAAYADVTGLRFGNTVPLTYPFTLTFPTVMALLTGFDFPFAAMGSVHIENHITQHRPISVSDTVSAAVHAENLREHRRGLLVDVVTDVKVGYELAWHQVTTFLHQQRTSLSDEPKPPPQKQPKLRPPNALLNITAGQIRRYASVGGDHNPIHTNPLAAKLFGFPTVIAHGMFSAAAILANIEGQLPPAVQYSVRFAKPVVLPAKAGLYVERTADGGWDLALRNTKGEPHLTATIRAL, encoded by the coding sequence ATGAGCGGACAATTCAGCGGAGCACGAAACGTGCTACGGGCCGCAGCCGGTGCGTTGCCGTTCGTCCCGCGCGGTGAAACGCTGCCCGAACGCACACTGACCGCCGACGATTTGTCCATCGACCCGGCGAACGTCGCCGCGTACGCCGATGTGACTGGACTTCGGTTCGGCAACACCGTTCCGCTGACCTACCCGTTCACCCTGACGTTCCCCACCGTCATGGCGTTGCTGACCGGGTTCGACTTCCCCTTCGCCGCAATGGGTTCGGTGCACATCGAGAACCACATCACACAGCACCGGCCGATCTCGGTCAGCGACACGGTCTCCGCGGCGGTGCACGCCGAGAACCTGCGTGAGCACCGCCGGGGTCTGCTGGTCGACGTGGTGACCGACGTGAAGGTCGGCTACGAACTGGCGTGGCATCAGGTGACGACGTTCCTGCACCAGCAACGGACCAGCCTGTCCGATGAACCGAAGCCGCCGCCACAGAAGCAGCCGAAACTGCGCCCGCCGAACGCGTTGTTGAACATCACCGCCGGCCAGATCCGCCGGTACGCATCGGTCGGCGGCGATCACAACCCGATCCACACCAACCCCCTCGCGGCCAAACTGTTCGGCTTCCCGACCGTGATCGCCCACGGGATGTTCTCGGCCGCAGCCATATTGGCCAACATCGAGGGGCAACTGCCCCCAGCGGTGCAGTATTCGGTCCGCTTCGCCAAACCGGTGGTGCTGCCTGCCAAAGCAGGGCTCTACGTCGAACGCACCGCGGACGGCGGCTGGGACCTAGCGCTGCGCAACACGAAGGGTGAACCGCACCTGACGGCCACCATCCGAGCGCTGTAG
- a CDS encoding 3-oxoacyl-ACP reductase, with amino-acid sequence MASDIYTQIVHSGPGSFLAKQLGIPQPETLRRYRPGEPPLPGALLIAGEGRVVEPLRAALAEDYDVVANNIGGRWADKFGGLVYDATGITEPEGLKGLYEFFTPLLRNLTPNARLVVVGTAPDETSSPHQQIVQRALEGFTRSLAKEMRRGATVSLVYLSADAKPAATGLESTMRFILSGKSAYVDGQVYRVGADDAAPPADWDKPLTGKVAVVTGAARGIGATIAEVFARDGASVVAVDVQGAAEDLAKVAEKVGGTALTIDVTAPDAVDRIAQHVREHHGGKLDILVNNAGITRDKLLANMDEDRWDAVIAVNLLAPLRLTEGLVDRGVLGEGGRVIGLSSMAGIAGNRGQTNYATTKAGMIGLTDALAEKLHDKGVTINAVAPGFIETKMTEAIPFATREVGRRLNSLYQGGQPIDVAETIAYFANPASNAVTGNTIRVCGQALLGA; translated from the coding sequence GTGGCCTCCGACATCTATACCCAAATCGTCCACTCGGGCCCTGGTTCGTTTCTGGCCAAACAACTGGGAATCCCCCAGCCCGAGACGCTGCGCCGTTACCGGCCGGGCGAACCGCCGTTGCCCGGTGCGCTGCTGATCGCCGGCGAGGGCCGCGTGGTCGAACCCCTGCGGGCCGCGCTGGCAGAGGACTACGACGTCGTCGCCAACAACATCGGAGGTCGCTGGGCCGACAAGTTCGGCGGCCTGGTGTACGACGCGACCGGCATCACCGAGCCGGAGGGGCTCAAGGGCCTTTACGAGTTCTTCACCCCGCTGCTGCGCAACCTGACGCCGAACGCGCGCCTGGTCGTCGTGGGCACCGCTCCCGATGAGACGTCGAGCCCGCATCAGCAAATCGTGCAGCGCGCGCTCGAGGGCTTCACCCGCTCGCTGGCCAAGGAGATGCGGCGCGGAGCGACGGTGTCGCTGGTATACCTGTCGGCCGATGCAAAACCGGCGGCGACCGGTCTGGAGTCGACGATGCGGTTCATCCTGTCCGGCAAGTCGGCCTACGTCGACGGTCAGGTCTACCGGGTGGGCGCCGACGACGCCGCACCGCCAGCGGACTGGGACAAGCCGCTGACGGGCAAGGTGGCCGTGGTGACCGGCGCCGCGCGCGGCATCGGCGCCACCATCGCCGAAGTGTTCGCCCGCGACGGCGCCTCCGTCGTCGCCGTCGACGTGCAAGGCGCCGCCGAGGATCTTGCCAAGGTAGCCGAGAAGGTCGGTGGCACCGCGCTGACCATCGACGTGACCGCCCCCGATGCCGTCGACCGCATCGCACAGCACGTCCGTGAGCATCACGGCGGCAAGCTCGACATCCTGGTCAACAACGCGGGCATCACCCGCGACAAGCTCCTGGCCAACATGGACGAGGACCGCTGGGACGCCGTGATTGCCGTCAACCTGCTGGCGCCGCTGCGGCTCACCGAGGGCCTGGTGGACCGCGGGGTCCTCGGCGAGGGCGGCCGGGTGATCGGCCTGTCGTCGATGGCCGGGATCGCCGGCAACCGCGGGCAGACCAATTACGCCACCACCAAGGCCGGGATGATCGGCCTCACCGACGCGCTGGCGGAGAAGCTGCACGACAAGGGCGTCACGATCAACGCCGTCGCGCCCGGGTTCATCGAAACGAAGATGACCGAGGCGATCCCGTTCGCCACCCGCGAGGTGGGCCGCCGGCTCAACTCGCTGTATCAGGGCGGCCAGCCGATCGACGTCGCCGAGACCATCGCCTACTTCGCCAACCCGGCGTCGAACGCCGTGACCGGCAACACCATTCGGGTGTGCGGCCAAGCCCTGCTGGGAGCCTGA
- a CDS encoding acetyl-CoA C-acetyltransferase: MAESRSMRRVAVLGGNRIPFARSDGAYANASNRDMFTAALGGLVERYQLQGEKLGAVIGGAVLKHSRDFNLMRECVLGSALSSYTPAFDIQQACGTGLQAAIAAADGIAAGRYESAAAGGVDTTSDPPIAFGDDLRKTLLGLRRAKSNVDRLKLVGKLPAAVGIEIPVNSEPRTGMSMGEHAAITAKEMGVKRVDQDELAAASHRNMVAAYDRGFFDDLVTPFLGVYRDNNLRADSSAEKLAKLKPVFGIRQGDATMTAGNSTPLTDGASVALLAGEQWAQQHGIEPLAYYVDGETAAVDYVNGRDGLLMAPTYAVPRLLARNGLMLQDFDFYEIHEAFASVVLAHLQAWESEEYCKERLGLDSALGPIDRSKLNVNGSSIAAGHPFAATGGRIVAQLAKQLAEKRKQTGQPVRGLISICAAGGQGVAAILEA; the protein is encoded by the coding sequence GTGGCCGAGAGCAGAAGCATGCGGCGGGTCGCCGTCCTCGGTGGCAACCGGATACCGTTCGCCCGTTCCGACGGCGCCTACGCGAACGCGTCCAACCGGGACATGTTTACCGCGGCCCTGGGCGGGCTCGTCGAGCGGTACCAGCTGCAGGGCGAGAAGCTCGGCGCAGTCATCGGCGGCGCGGTGCTCAAACACAGCCGCGACTTCAATCTCATGCGGGAATGCGTACTCGGCAGCGCGCTGTCGTCGTACACGCCCGCCTTCGACATCCAGCAGGCCTGCGGCACCGGCCTGCAAGCCGCCATCGCCGCGGCTGACGGTATCGCCGCCGGACGGTACGAATCCGCCGCGGCAGGTGGCGTGGACACCACCTCGGACCCCCCGATCGCCTTCGGCGACGACCTGCGCAAGACGCTGCTGGGGCTGCGTCGCGCCAAGTCGAACGTCGACCGCCTCAAACTCGTCGGCAAGCTGCCTGCGGCCGTAGGCATCGAGATCCCGGTCAACAGCGAACCGCGGACCGGCATGTCCATGGGTGAGCACGCCGCCATCACCGCCAAGGAGATGGGCGTCAAGCGCGTCGACCAGGACGAGCTGGCCGCGGCCAGCCACCGCAACATGGTGGCGGCCTACGACCGGGGCTTCTTCGACGACCTCGTCACGCCGTTCCTGGGTGTGTACCGGGACAACAACCTGCGCGCGGATTCGTCGGCCGAGAAGCTGGCCAAACTCAAGCCGGTGTTCGGCATCCGGCAGGGCGACGCCACGATGACGGCGGGCAACTCCACGCCGTTGACCGACGGGGCCTCCGTCGCGCTGCTGGCCGGTGAGCAATGGGCGCAGCAGCACGGCATCGAGCCGCTGGCGTACTACGTCGACGGGGAGACCGCGGCTGTGGACTACGTCAACGGCCGCGACGGGCTGTTGATGGCGCCGACTTACGCGGTGCCGCGCCTGCTCGCCCGCAACGGTCTGATGCTGCAGGACTTCGACTTCTACGAGATCCACGAGGCGTTCGCGTCGGTGGTGCTGGCGCACCTGCAGGCGTGGGAGTCCGAGGAGTACTGCAAGGAACGTCTCGGCCTGGACAGTGCGCTTGGGCCGATCGACCGGTCGAAGCTCAACGTCAACGGCTCCTCGATCGCCGCGGGGCATCCGTTCGCCGCGACCGGTGGCCGCATCGTGGCGCAGTTGGCCAAGCAGCTCGCCGAGAAGCGCAAGCAGACCGGTCAGCCGGTCCGCGGGCTCATCTCCATCTGCGCGGCGGGTGGGCAGGGTGTGGCCGCGATCCTCGAGGCCTGA
- a CDS encoding acyl-CoA dehydrogenase: MSHYKSNVRDQEFALFEVLGVDKALGTGEFSDLDADTAREMLSEMARLAEGPIAESFTDGDRNPPIFDPATHSVTLPESFKKSVRACIEGGWDKVGLDEDLGGVPAPKALLWALNEHILGANPAVWMYAGGAAFAQIFAHNATEEQKKWAVLAAERGWGATMVLTEPDAGSDVGAGRTKAVKQEDGSWHIDGVKRFITSADSDDLFENIFHLVLARPQGAVPGTKGLSLFFVPKFLFDFETGELGERNGVFVTNVEHKMGLKVSATCELSFGQHDVPAKGWLVGEVHNGIAQMFDVIEQARMMVGTKAIATLSTGYLNALEYAKSRVQGADMTQMTDKTAPRVTITHHPDVRRSLMTQKAYAEGLRALYLYTATFQDSAVAEAVHGVDSTLAVKVNDLLLPVVKGVGSEQAYAKLTESLQTLGGSGFLQDYPIEQYIRDAKIDSLYEGTTAIQAQDFFFRKIVRDKGQALTYLAGQIEQFVKSESGNGRLKTERALLATALEDVQAMAASLTGYLMAAQEEPTELYKVGLGSVRFLMSVGDLVLGWLLQQQAAVAIGALDQGASGDDRAFYEGKVVVASFFAKNFLPLLTSTRQVVENLDNEIMELDEAAF; this comes from the coding sequence GTGAGCCACTACAAGAGCAACGTCCGTGATCAAGAGTTCGCCCTGTTCGAAGTCTTGGGAGTCGACAAGGCGCTCGGCACCGGCGAGTTCAGCGATCTGGACGCCGACACCGCTCGCGAGATGCTGTCCGAGATGGCCCGGCTGGCCGAGGGCCCGATCGCCGAAAGCTTCACCGACGGCGACCGCAATCCCCCGATCTTCGACCCCGCGACGCATTCGGTGACGCTGCCCGAGTCGTTCAAGAAGTCGGTGCGCGCATGCATCGAGGGCGGTTGGGACAAGGTGGGTCTCGACGAGGATCTCGGCGGCGTGCCGGCGCCGAAGGCGCTGCTGTGGGCGCTCAACGAGCACATCCTCGGAGCCAACCCCGCCGTGTGGATGTACGCGGGCGGCGCTGCGTTCGCCCAGATCTTCGCGCACAACGCGACCGAGGAGCAGAAGAAGTGGGCCGTGCTGGCCGCCGAGCGTGGTTGGGGCGCCACGATGGTGCTCACCGAGCCCGACGCCGGCTCCGACGTCGGCGCCGGCCGCACCAAGGCCGTCAAGCAGGAGGACGGCTCCTGGCACATCGACGGTGTGAAGCGATTCATCACCTCGGCGGACTCCGACGACCTGTTCGAGAACATCTTCCACCTGGTGCTGGCCCGTCCCCAGGGTGCAGTACCGGGCACCAAGGGTCTGTCGCTGTTCTTCGTGCCGAAATTCCTGTTCGACTTCGAGACCGGCGAGCTGGGCGAGCGCAACGGCGTATTCGTCACCAACGTGGAGCACAAGATGGGCCTCAAGGTCTCGGCCACCTGTGAGCTGTCGTTCGGTCAGCATGATGTGCCGGCCAAGGGCTGGCTGGTCGGCGAGGTGCACAACGGCATCGCGCAGATGTTCGACGTCATCGAGCAGGCCCGGATGATGGTCGGAACCAAGGCCATCGCCACCCTGTCGACCGGTTATCTCAACGCGCTGGAGTACGCCAAGAGCCGCGTACAGGGCGCCGACATGACCCAGATGACCGACAAGACTGCGCCGCGCGTGACCATCACACACCACCCAGACGTGCGTCGGTCGCTGATGACCCAGAAGGCCTACGCCGAGGGTCTGCGCGCGTTGTACCTCTACACCGCCACCTTCCAGGACTCGGCGGTCGCCGAGGCGGTGCACGGTGTCGACTCCACTCTCGCAGTCAAGGTCAACGACCTGCTGCTGCCGGTGGTCAAGGGTGTCGGCTCCGAGCAGGCGTACGCCAAGCTCACCGAGAGCCTGCAGACCTTGGGCGGATCGGGGTTCCTGCAGGACTACCCGATCGAGCAATACATTCGCGACGCCAAGATCGACTCGCTGTACGAGGGCACCACCGCGATCCAGGCGCAGGACTTCTTCTTCCGCAAGATCGTGCGGGACAAGGGCCAGGCGCTGACGTACCTTGCGGGTCAGATCGAGCAGTTCGTCAAGAGCGAGTCGGGTAACGGCCGGCTCAAGACCGAACGTGCGCTGCTGGCGACCGCGCTGGAGGATGTCCAGGCCATGGCCGCCTCGCTGACCGGCTACCTGATGGCGGCGCAGGAGGAGCCGACCGAGCTGTACAAGGTCGGCCTCGGCTCGGTGCGCTTCCTGATGAGCGTCGGCGATCTGGTTCTCGGTTGGCTGCTTCAGCAGCAGGCCGCGGTGGCCATCGGCGCGCTCGACCAGGGTGCCAGCGGTGACGACCGCGCATTCTACGAGGGCAAGGTCGTCGTCGCGTCGTTCTTTGCGAAGAACTTCCTGCCGCTGCTGACCAGCACCCGCCAGGTCGTCGAAAATCTCGACAACGAGATCATGGAGCTCGACGAAGCCGCGTTCTGA
- a CDS encoding GAF and ANTAR domain-containing protein, protein MAARNTLDQPGSGAPEVVARISTAFDAVASLKAISAAEESLDKVLSWVADGAVAAVADADAVSITVLEPPVARTVAYTDEKLLPLDEKQYTSRRGPCLEAADTRQAVRAAMASHQQRWPEFVAAARDGGVRATLSIPLIIASPTGGPDHELVGSLNAYSTTTGEFDLVDEALLALYTDAAGQAISSARRWQYMRDTVARLEEAMTARADIEQAKGALRVVNACTADKAFALLVERSQRENVKLRHIARRVLEELTRTPPQE, encoded by the coding sequence GTGGCGGCACGAAACACGCTCGACCAACCGGGGAGCGGAGCCCCGGAGGTGGTCGCGCGCATCAGCACGGCTTTCGACGCGGTGGCGTCGCTGAAAGCCATCTCGGCCGCTGAAGAGTCGCTCGATAAGGTCCTGTCGTGGGTGGCCGACGGCGCGGTGGCCGCCGTGGCGGACGCGGACGCGGTGTCGATCACCGTGCTGGAACCTCCGGTAGCCCGCACCGTCGCCTACACCGACGAGAAACTGCTTCCGCTGGACGAGAAGCAGTACACCTCACGCCGAGGACCTTGCCTGGAAGCGGCCGACACACGGCAAGCCGTGCGCGCCGCCATGGCCTCTCACCAGCAGCGGTGGCCCGAGTTCGTCGCTGCCGCCCGTGACGGAGGTGTGCGCGCCACGTTGTCGATACCACTGATCATCGCCTCGCCGACGGGCGGACCCGACCACGAACTGGTCGGTTCCCTCAACGCGTACAGCACCACCACCGGCGAATTCGATCTCGTCGACGAGGCGCTGTTGGCCCTCTACACCGACGCGGCCGGCCAGGCGATCAGCAGTGCCCGCCGCTGGCAGTACATGCGGGACACCGTCGCCCGGCTTGAGGAGGCGATGACCGCACGTGCCGACATCGAACAAGCCAAGGGCGCGCTGCGGGTGGTGAACGCGTGCACCGCCGACAAGGCATTCGCGCTTTTGGTCGAACGGTCGCAGCGCGAGAACGTGAAGCTTCGACACATCGCGCGCCGCGTCCTCGAGGAGCTGACCCGGACCCCGCCGCAGGAGTAG
- a CDS encoding flavin reductase family protein — protein MSATDLNPATLREAFGHFPTGVIAIAAEVDGVRVGLAASTFVPVSLDPPLVSFCVQNTSTTWPKLKDLPRLGISVLGESHDAAARTLAAKAGDRFSGLETTSTAEGAVFVNGTSVWLDSSIHDLVEAGDHTIVILRVEDITVHPDVAPIVFHRSTFRRLDG, from the coding sequence ATGAGCGCAACTGATCTGAACCCGGCCACGCTGCGCGAGGCGTTCGGACACTTCCCCACGGGCGTCATCGCGATCGCGGCGGAGGTCGACGGCGTCCGCGTCGGCTTGGCCGCCAGCACGTTCGTCCCGGTGTCCCTCGACCCGCCGCTGGTGTCGTTCTGTGTGCAGAACACCTCGACGACGTGGCCGAAGCTCAAGGACCTGCCCCGCCTGGGCATCAGCGTGCTGGGGGAGTCACACGACGCCGCCGCGCGCACACTGGCGGCCAAGGCCGGTGACCGGTTCTCCGGGCTGGAGACGACCTCGACCGCCGAAGGCGCCGTGTTCGTCAACGGCACTAGCGTGTGGTTGGACAGCTCGATCCACGACCTCGTCGAGGCCGGTGATCACACCATCGTCATCCTGCGGGTCGAGGACATCACCGTGCACCCCGACGTCGCGCCGATCGTATTCCACCGCAGCACATTCCGCCGTCTCGACGGCTGA
- a CDS encoding succinate dehydrogenase/fumarate reductase iron-sulfur subunit: MSYQAKLRVWRGDEEGGALQDYTVDVNEGEVVLDIIHRLQQTQTGDLAVRWNCKAGKCGSCSAEINGRPRLLCMTRMSTFGESETVTVTPLRAFPVIRDLVTDVSFNYEKAREIPSFSPPKDLQPGEYRMAQEDVNRSQEFRKCIECFLCQNVCHVVRDHEENKKAFAGPRYLMRMAELDMHPLDVHDRRAEDAQEVHGLGYCNITKCCTEVCPEHIKITDNALIPMKERAADRKYDPVVWLGNKLFRRK; this comes from the coding sequence GTGAGCTACCAGGCGAAGTTGCGGGTGTGGCGCGGCGACGAGGAGGGCGGCGCCCTGCAGGACTACACCGTCGACGTGAACGAGGGTGAGGTCGTCCTCGACATCATCCACCGTCTGCAGCAGACCCAGACCGGCGACCTGGCGGTGCGGTGGAACTGCAAGGCCGGGAAGTGCGGCTCCTGTTCGGCGGAGATCAACGGCCGCCCCCGCCTGCTGTGCATGACCCGGATGTCGACCTTCGGCGAGAGCGAGACCGTCACGGTGACGCCGCTGCGCGCGTTCCCGGTGATCCGAGATCTGGTCACCGACGTGTCGTTCAACTACGAGAAGGCCAGGGAGATTCCGTCATTCAGCCCGCCCAAGGACCTGCAGCCCGGTGAGTACCGGATGGCTCAGGAGGATGTGAACCGGTCGCAGGAGTTCCGCAAGTGCATCGAATGCTTCCTGTGCCAGAACGTCTGCCACGTCGTTCGTGACCACGAGGAGAACAAGAAGGCGTTCGCGGGTCCGCGCTACCTGATGCGGATGGCCGAACTGGACATGCACCCTCTTGACGTCCACGACCGCCGCGCCGAGGATGCACAGGAGGTTCACGGGCTCGGCTACTGCAACATCACCAAATGTTGCACCGAGGTGTGCCCGGAACACATCAAGATCACCGACAACGCGTTGATCCCCATGAAGGAGCGCGCCGCCGACCGCAAGTACGACCCGGTGGTGTGGTTGGGCAACAAGTTGTTCCGACGGAAGTGA